A region of Poecile atricapillus isolate bPoeAtr1 chromosome 24, bPoeAtr1.hap1, whole genome shotgun sequence DNA encodes the following proteins:
- the DLGAP3 gene encoding LOW QUALITY PROTEIN: disks large-associated protein 3 (The sequence of the model RefSeq protein was modified relative to this genomic sequence to represent the inferred CDS: deleted 1 base in 1 codon), whose amino-acid sequence MKGYHGERSQTQPSSGHRCRCIPENCEHPADYIPHGPEGRPPYLLSPSEPCSLEHPYCPARSPGAASECPGGPLSEPPSASASSTFPRMHHAQQPYDSCDECMATAHPASKINRLPPTLLDQFEKQLPLHHDGFHTLQYPRAGGAEPRSESPSRIRHLVHSVQKLFAKSHSLEAPAKRDYNGAKMDGRGDGYHHHHHHHHHHHHHHQSRHGKRSKSKDRKVDSRHRSKMLGWWSSDDNLDSDSSYMVSGRHATDQGTQYCVDAPESAFRDLTLKSLKGGGEGKCLACAGMSMSLDGQTLKRSAWHTMTVSQAREAYPSAGGTEKTLMLQEAKAKDRAYQYLQVPQDEWSGYPVGKDGEIPCRRMRSGSYIKAMGDEDSADSDISAKVLPRAATRRDSYRRSSSADQARTNCCTPPRMLPRGQSYGRSFTTGQINDELNHQFEAVCESVFGEVESQAVEALDLPGCFRMRSHSYLRAIQAGCSQDDDCLSLFSMSAPPGPPITSSILKPSTSFSYRKAPPPIPPGTKAKPLISVTAQSSTESTHESYLPSEVTRSPAWSKDATARCNSAESLESSKVTAVALDLPPVQPHAAPKPSTLIIKAIPGREELRSLARQRKWRPSIGVQVEAVSDSDTESRSQREFHSIGVQVEEDKRRARFKRSNSVTAGVQADLELEGFTGLAVATEDKALQFGRPFQRHSSEPESGRQYAVYKTVHTQGQWAYREDYQLQYDTVEVPRRDAWIERGSRSLPDSGRASPCHRDGEWFIKLLQAEVEKMEGWCQQMEREAEDYDLPEEILEKIRSAVGSAQLLMSQKVQQFYRLCQQNMDPNAFPVPTFQDLAGFWDLLQLSIEDVSMKFGELQQLKANGWKIMEPKEEKKVPPPIPKKPPRSKVHPVKERSLDSVDRQRQEARKRLLAAKRAASFRQSSATESADSIEIYIPEAQTRL is encoded by the exons ATGAAGGGCTACCATGGGGAGCGTAGCCAGACACAGCCCTCCTCCGGCCACCGCTGCCGCTGCATCCCAGAGAACTGCGAGCATCCCGCCGACTACATCCCGCACGGCCCCGAGGGCCGGCCGCCGTACCTGCTCAGCCCCAGTGAGCCGTGTTCCCTGGAGCATCCCTACTGCCCGGCGCGGAGCCCTGGTGCGGCCAGCGAGTGCCCGGGCGGGCCCCTGAGCGAGCCGCCCTCTGCCAGCGCCAGCAGCACCTTCCCGAGGATGCATCACGCGCAGCAGCCCTACGACTCCTGCGACGAATGCATGGCGACCGCCCACCCTGCCAGCAAGATCAACCGCCTGCCCCCCACGCTGCTGGACCAGTTCGAGAAGCAGCTGCCGCTGCACCACGACGGCTTCCACACGCTGCAGTACCCCCGGGCTGGCGGCGCCGAGCCCCGAAGTGAGAGCCCCAGCCGCATCCGCCACCTCGTCCACTCCGTCCAGAAGCTCTTTGCCAAGTCCCACTCCTTGGAGGCGCCGGCCAAGCGGGACTACAACGGCGCCAAGATGGACGGCCGCGGGGACGgctaccaccaccaccaccaccaccaccaccatcaccaccaccaccaccagtcCCGCCATGGCAAGCGTAGCAAGAGCAAGGACCGTAAGGTGGACTCCCGGCACCGGTCCAAGATGTTGGGCTGGTGGAGCTCCGACGACAACCTGGACAGCGACAGCAGCTACATGGTGTCCGGCCGGCACGCCACCGACCAGGGCACCCAGTACTGCGTGGACGCTCCCGAAAGTGCCTTCAGAGACTTGACCTTGAAGAGTCTAAAGGGCGGTGGGGAAGGAAAATGCCTGGCCTGTGCCGGCATGTCCATGTCTCTGGATGGCCAGACGCTCAAGAGGAGTGCCTGGCACACCATGACCGTCAGCCAGGCCCGTGAAGCCTATCCCAGCGCTGGTGGCACCGAGAAGACCTTGATGCTTCAGGAAGCAAAGGCCAAAGACCGGGCATACCAGTACCTGCAG gtgcCGCAGGACGAGTGGAGCGGGTACCCGGTGGGCAAGGACGGGGAGATCCCATGCCGGCGGATGCGCAGCGGCAGCTACATCAAGGCCATGGGCGATGAGGACAGCGCCGACTCGGACATCAGTGCCAAAGTGTTGCCCAGGGCAGCCACGCGGCGAGACAGCTACCGCCGCTCCTCCAGCGCTGACCAGGCCAGGACCAA ctgctgcacGCCACCACGAATGCTCCCGCGGGGACAGAGCTACGGGCGTTCCTTCACCACTGGCCAG ATCAACGATGAGCTCAACCACCAGTTTGAGGCTGTCTGCGAGTCGGTCTTTGGTGAGGTGGAGTCGCAGGCCGTGGAGGCGCTGGACCTGCCCGGCTGCTTCCGCATGCGGAGCCACAGCTACCTGCGGGCCATCCAGGCAGGCTGCTCCCAGGACGACGACTGTCTCTCACTCTTCTCTATGTCGGCCCCTCCTGGGCCACCCATCACCAGCAGCATCCTGAAGCCCAGCACTT CCTTCAGTTACAGAAAAGCTCCACCTCCCATCCCTCCAGGAACCAAAGCCAAACCTCTCATCTCCGTCACGGCGCAGAGCAGCACCGAGTCCACCCATGAGAGCTACCTGCCCAGCGAGGTCACCCGCAGCCCTGCCTGGTCCAAAGATGCCACGGCCCGCTGCAACTCAGCTGAGAGCCTGGAGAGCTCCAAGGTGACGGCTGTGGCCCTCGACCTGCCCCCGGTCCAGCCCCATGCTGCTCCCAAGCCCTCCACGCTCATCATCAAGGCCATCCCAGGCCGGGAGGAGCTGCGAAGCTTGGCTCGGCAGCGGAAATGGCGTCCCTCCATCGGCGTCCAG GTTGAGGCCGTCTCTGACTCGGATACGGAGAGCCGGAGCCAGAGGGAGTTCCATTCCATTGGGGTGCAGGTGGAGGAGGACAAAAG ACGAGCACGTTTCAAGCGCTCCAACAGCGTGACAGCGGGCGTGCAGGCGGACCTGGAGCTCGAGGGCTTCACCGGCCTGGCCGTGGCCACCGAGGACAAAGCCCTGCAGTTCGGGCGGCCCTTCCAGCGGCACTCCTCGGAGCCCGAGTCGGGCCGGCAGTATGCCGTGTACAAGACGGTGCACACGCAGGGGCAGTGGGCGTACCGCGAGGATTACCAGCTGCAGTACGACACGGTGGAGGTGCCCCGGCGGGACGCTTGGATAGAGCGGGGCTCCCGCAGCCTCCCTGACTCTGGCCGCGCCTCCCCGTGCCACCGCGACGGGGAGTGGTTCATCAaactgctgcaggcagaggtgGAGAAGATGGAGGGCTGGTGCCAGCAGATGGAGAGGGAGGCAGAGGATTATGACCTGCCCGAGGAGA TCCTGGAGAAGATCCGGAGCGCGgtgggcagtgcccagctccTCATGTCCCAGAAGGTGCAGCAGTTCTACCGCCTCTGCCAGCAGAACATG gaTCCCAACGCATTCCCTGTACCCACTTTCCAAGACCTGGCTGGCTTCTGGgacctcctgcagctctccattGAGGATGTCAGCATGAAGTTTGGGGAGCTTCAGCAGCTCAAGGCCAATGGGTGGAAGATCATGGAGCCCAAG